Genomic window (Drosophila albomicans strain 15112-1751.03 chromosome X, ASM965048v2, whole genome shotgun sequence):
AGtcgatgccaaaaattttgatGAATGTATGTgaaatgcatgtgtgtgtgcttgactaGGCGTCGGACCAAGTTATCAGTGTGGGCGGATGGAtcaagtgggcgtggtcagccAGGCGAGCTTCACAAAGATTGCCTAGCTAATCTATACAATTGCTACTCAACAGTTCAGCTTTTATCCAACTAATACTCAACAGTTCTGCACAATTTGAAGGCATTGCAAATGATCTTTGAAGGCAAAAATtggcttgccaaaaattttagtgTATGTCTGCcaaattgtgtgtgagtgcttgaCTAGGCAGCGGACCGAGATATTAGTGAAGGCGGTTCAattaagtgggcgtggtcgggCAGAAAAGCTTTGCAACTCTTGCTGAGGGTGTTTTTAACCAACAGTTGCTCAACAGTTGCGCAGAAATGAAAGACATGGCAATGCATTGACAGAGCAAGCTGATGATAATTGATTTAAGTATCTCATTGAAAAAGCCAATGCCATAAATTTCAGAATATGTGTgtaatttgtatgtgtgtgtgttggactAGGCGGTGGACCGAGTGAAAGCGGATGAGCTAAGAGGCGATGTCAAGCCGGCAAACATTACAAGGATTCTCCAACTTTGATTTACATGTAtaactgtgtatgtgtgacaTATGCTCAACTGCTACTCAACTGTTTCCCAGAACCTCAACGCATTTCAGGCAATCGCTTAGTAAACGATCGCAATTTTTGTTCTAAGTAAGTACGCAATAGAGTCAATCCTTCATCATTAAAACACCTTGAATAGATTATCAAATAATACAACATGTAGTATTACATATGTGATTCACCACATGACGtcaatttcttaattaaatttcgtcATTAACCAAAACAGCTGTAAGAAAATTCTCCTCAAAGAAAAAATTAGTATACAAAGCCCacactttttataaaaagacATCATTCAGTTTTACATCtggaaaataccaaaatgcgTGCTTCAATCATCATTGTCCTGGTTGCTTTAGCTGCTAtcattgctgctgatgctcaCAAGCTATCAGGCAATCAGGGAGGCCAGCAAGGCGGACAACAAGGTGGATCCCAGGGTGGTCAACAAGGCGGCCAGCAATTCGGTCCTCAGGGAGTTCCTGAGGCAGGTCCATCGGCTcctaacaacaacagcaactctaCTGAGGCGAACGACGCTGACAGCACCACAACCGAAGCCTCTAAAGAATCAGAGATCACCACAGTTTCTGAATAACTCGCCTGTAGTTCTGTATCTCAATCCGATAAACCTTCCAAGCCAACTGCACATTATCAAAAACTCTCTGTATATACACTGTGAGCTATAGAGCTAAAGCGattaataacaaatgaaacactaaagttaatttaaatatgttctATAATAAGGGctgacaaattaaaaacattcaCAAAGCTTATATTTGCTATCTattggaaaaacaaaatatctgtaattatgtacaaaaaaacaaatcaactattacatatttaaaatgaattcctATCCAGTCTAATTTTCTATTCTTATAACattgactttaaaatatttgctagAAGCACTTAAAATTATGccaattaatatttcaaaaaatgtcATAACTATTACTTAGGCCAAGTATGTATCAAAGGATGTAAGGTAACGCAACACACATAGATCTCATTCGCCTTTCAATTCTCTCATTCCTGGTCTACAGCAATATGTTCATTTCTATGGCCAGACAGTGAACGCTTCATTGGTATTGGAAATGGATTATTGGTTGATTGTATTCCAACATATAATTGGAAAATTTAGTTGCCTCAGGTTGTGGCAACTAAATTGTGTATGCCACAGAAAAAGAGATGAAGAGGATGAAGTTTTTTTGCGTTGGGGGGAAGAGAGTCGGAAGAGAGGAGAATTGTttactatttaattttatttggtcAATTTCCGACAAACAACATGTTAACTTGTTGGAGCTcacacaacaccaacaccaacaacaaggATAAAACAAGCCTCCAAATGCTGTGGCGACAAAATGAAATCACCCCACCACAGCAAAACGGGGCAAACAtgtgaaacaacaacaacaacgacaaaggATTATAGGtattaaaagttataaaacaaCAAGATTATGGGTTTAGCAATACAAACACAGATACAACTTTGTACATACGTGTGGGTGTTGGGtccgtgtgtgtttgtgtgcgtgtgtgtgtgcgtgtgtgttggtgtgtctGTCTGCTTTTGGCCTGAACTTGTTATGATATTGACCAAGAGCAAAAActatggcaacaacaaccagagagagaggagggacAACATTTTTCTAAACGTTGCAATGACGTTGATATGCTCTACAATTGAACAGCATTAAATTGGAATAAAGATTTTATATTAACGCTAAAGAATTCTAAAACATATACAtcagaaatatttgtatagtttccaaaaattaaaaccaaatccttacaaattcttaaataattcaCACTTTAGTCGGAGCAACCCATTTGAAGTGTGCGCTTCGAAGAAGAGAAAAGTTTGGACAAGCGTTCTTGCAGCCTGCAATTTGCTACAAAAGTGACAAACTAGATGGGTTCAATGGAGCCGACAACAGacaaagatacacacacagaaaaaaatctagattaaaaagtagattgcaaatctttatattaaatgttttcaatcttaaaaaacaaaacaattttgaaataagatttttaggttgaaaaAATTATTCTCATTATAAGACAAACATTTTATTCtaagaataaaatcttaatTCAAGAATATTAACATTGAAATATCTACTTTTCAATATCTTTATTTAAGACTTTTTcgatttaacaaaaaattattttgttcttgtttttcaaaatgtaGGAATTCTCTTCCTATAAAATGAGAATAAATGGTGTTgttgatattatatatttatttttttaacaatctaagtttaaaattcattaatttaagattttgcatTCGTTGTtcaatttttagatttttcctttcttgaaacaagattataatcttaaCTTTTAAGATTGGGCAATTTAGatttcttgaataattttaatcttgatttaagaaaaaacctttttggttcaattttgacatcatacaatcttgattcaagattttagcaagttttttctttctgtgtaggAGGTAAGCCATACCAAAAGGAGAGAAAGTTCATAGGTTGATAGCATTTCCGGCTCACATGCGTGTTAATTATTTTGGCTACACCGGAAAAGGCAAAATTAGCAAAATTAGGCACATTAAATCTATTATCAGAGAAGTTTATCTACTTTTTGGCTTCAGGGTTAAGTGTCAATTTGGGCTGACTTTGagctttgtctttgtctttggtTTCCCCCATGCAACAAGCAAATTGCGGAAGAGAGTGAGGGGAAAGAAGCTCAAACAGTAGCAAAGACAAGCCCAAACTGTTATGCTTGTTATCCACAAAATTAATCC
Coding sequences:
- the LOC117565498 gene encoding tenecin-3-like: MRASIIIVLVALAAIIAADAHKLSGNQGGQQGGQQGGSQGGQQGGQQFGPQGVPEAGPSAPNNNSNSTEANDADSTTTEASKESEITTVSE